GAATCCAATTTGCGCACGTGACTGTTCTCAAATTGCACCAGAAACTACTTGATTTAATGAGTGATTTTTTGGAAGATGACACCCTATCGGAGGGTTAAAATGACAACGATCATAGCGTGTTCCAATAACAAGGGCGGGTCAGGCAAAACATGCTGTAGTGTTACCTTGGCACATGCCCTAGGGAATCGTGGAAAAAAAGTATTGGTGTGCGATTTGGACACGCAGTGCAATAGCACTTCTCTATTGTTAAGACAGGGAGATAACCCGAGAAATTCTTTGTATGAGTTGCTTTCCAGTGAAGCAGATGCACCATCATGTATCTACGCATCAAAATACGAAAATGTTGATGTTTTGCCTAACGTGGAAGAAGTTGCAGCCTTGGAATTTAGCTTAATAAAAGATGCAGAACGCAACTTAACTCTTTTTCGTGATAAGATTTCATCATACATTGAAAACAAGTATGATTTTGTAATGTTAGATTGTCCCCCAAACCTTGGATTTTGGACTATGGGTGCGTTGATTACTGCCAATTTAGTTATTTCACCAACGGTATCTGGTTCAGGATTTTCTCTTGATGGGTTATTACGTACTATAAAACTTATCCAAGATATTCAACAGCAAACAAATCCATCCCTTCGATTTTTTAGATTGCTTATTAATAATGTGGACAAACGGACAACGATGGGAAAAGTTACACTTGCACAACTTGTTGACAAACTAGGTCAAGACATGATTTTTGCAACAACAATTCCAGCTAGTTCTCAATTTCAACAAGCAGAACATTTGAGAGAGACAGTTCTTAGAAGTAACTCTAAATCGCCAGCAGCAAAGGCTTATCGAGCACTTGCACAAGAAATCT
This DNA window, taken from Solidesulfovibrio magneticus RS-1, encodes the following:
- a CDS encoding ParA family protein, yielding MTTIIACSNNKGGSGKTCCSVTLAHALGNRGKKVLVCDLDTQCNSTSLLLRQGDNPRNSLYELLSSEADAPSCIYASKYENVDVLPNVEEVAALEFSLIKDAERNLTLFRDKISSYIENKYDFVMLDCPPNLGFWTMGALITANLVISPTVSGSGFSLDGLLRTIKLIQDIQQQTNPSLRFFRLLINNVDKRTTMGKVTLAQLVDKLGQDMIFATTIPASSQFQQAEHLRETVLRSNSKSPAAKAYRALAQEILELVEG